A section of the Acanthochromis polyacanthus isolate Apoly-LR-REF ecotype Palm Island chromosome 1, KAUST_Apoly_ChrSc, whole genome shotgun sequence genome encodes:
- the kics2 gene encoding KICSTOR subunit 2, which produces MMEAEELRPVPRERAILESFFTQLGMFSFDRAKDYVEKEKDSSKSAGAIWGALLAALAHLAAAEKVYHQMTFLGQKIGGQSFFSRKDSIRTTYTSLYNELRKVVTMGRHSQPGSASSYLEDLLSHLSEQLCHFTQARMEMADLYDKMHSLGGQKSINSEELVTTLEAVLHKYSSKFHHPILGRVEEGFQTEVDVVTQLLRCQAQVSEWHFLPALLSLHGANSKLTAWGQLFQRQKETRKHLFGGQSQKAVQPPHLYLWLQRFQAALLAKFSFYFHEALSRQTAPADMRALTARTAPDYHGKISSFIRKHDASNVSLVFDNRGSESFQGHGYHHPHSYREAPKGVEQFPAVVSLPSGERPLTHWPNVIMMMGDRAAELNTLDKVVHFYDDKVQSTYYLSRPEPHFTLVVIFDGRKSEKDLHIAAFLQEICGSLRNSKPFSTLKPGSKG; this is translated from the exons ATGATGGAGGCGGAGGAGCTGCGGCCGGTCCCCCGGGAGAGGGCCATCCTGGAGAGCTTCTTCACGCAGCTGGGCATGTTTTCCTTCGACCGGGCCAAGGACTAcgtggagaaggagaaggacagCAGCAAGAGCGCCGGGGCCATCTGGGGAGCGCTACTGGCCGCGCTGGCTCACCTGGCTGCCGCGGAGAAGGTGTATCACCAGATGACATTCCTGGGACAGAAGATAG GCGGTCAGTCGTTCTTCAGCAGGAAGGACTCCATCAGGACCACCTACACCTCGCTGTACAACGAGCTGAGGAAGGTGGTGACGATGGGCCGCCACAGCCAGCCAGGCTCCGCCTCCTCCTACCTGGAGGACCTCCTGTCTCACCTGTCGGAGCAGCTCTGCCACTTCACCCAGGCCCGCATGGAGATGGCCGACCTGTACGACAAGATGCACTCGCTGGGCGGCCAGAAGAGCATCAACTCTGAGGAGCTGGTCACCACGCTGGAGGCCGTCCTGCACAAGTACAGCTCCAA GTTCCACCACCCGATCCTGGGCCGGGTGGAGGAGGGTTTCCAGACCGAGGTGGACGTGGTGACCCAGCTGCTGCGCTGCCAGGCCCAGGTGTCCGAGTGGCACTTCCTGCCGGCGCTGCTCAGCCTCCACGGCGCCAACTCCAAGCTGACGGCGTGGGGCCAGCTGTTCCAGCGGCAGAAGGAAACCCGCAAACATCTGTTCGGAGGTCAGTCCCAGAAGGCCGTGCAGCCGCCGCACCTCTACCTGTGGCTGCAGCGCTTCCAGGCGGCGCTGCTCGCCAAGTTCAGCTTCTACTTCCACGAGGCGCTGAGCCGGCAGACGGCGCCGGCCGACATGCGGGCGCTGACGGCCCGGACGGCACCGGACTACCACGGAAAGATCTCGTCCTTCATCCGCAAACACGACGCCAGCAACGTGTCGCTGGTGTTCGACAACCGCGGCTCCGAGAGCTTCCAGGGCCACGGCTACCACCACCCGCACTCCTACCGCGAGGCTCCCAAAGGCGTGGAGCAGTTCCCCGCCGTGGTGTCGCTGCCGTCCGGAGAGCGCCCGCTGACCCACTGGCCCAACGTCATCATGATGATGGGGGACCGGGCCGCCGAGCTCAACACTCTGGACAAGGTGGTCCATTTCTACGACGACAAGGTCCAGAGCACGTACTACCTGAGCCGCCCGGAGCCACACTTCACCCTGGTGGTCATCTTCGACGGCAGGAAGTCAGAGAAGGATCTGCACATCGCCGCCTTCCTGCAGGAGATCTGCGGCTCCCTGAGGAACTCCAAACCCTTCAGCACGCTCAAACCGGGATCCAAGGGCTGA